A genomic segment from Microbacterium sp. SORGH_AS_0428 encodes:
- a CDS encoding SDR family oxidoreductase, whose product MSGLFDLTGLTAVVTGARRGIGSAMALALAEAGADIIGVSASQASSGSEIERAVTELGRGFEGIACDFSDPIAVEALARSLAERRVDILVNNAGTIERAPAARHPLSSWDRVLQINLSAPFVLAQAIGGQMLARGRGKIIFTASLLSFQGGINVPGYTAAKSGIAGLTKALSNEWSAQGVNVNAIAPGYIATDNTQALRDDPDRSAAILERIPAARWGRPDDLAGATVFLASRASDYVDGITLPVDGGWLGR is encoded by the coding sequence GTGAGCGGGCTCTTCGACCTCACCGGACTCACCGCCGTCGTGACCGGCGCCCGGCGCGGGATCGGCTCCGCGATGGCTCTCGCCCTGGCCGAGGCCGGCGCGGACATCATCGGAGTGAGCGCGTCGCAGGCGTCGTCGGGCAGCGAGATCGAGCGCGCGGTCACGGAGCTCGGCCGCGGGTTCGAGGGAATCGCCTGCGACTTCTCCGACCCGATCGCCGTCGAGGCGCTCGCACGCTCGCTGGCCGAGCGACGCGTCGACATCCTCGTTAACAACGCCGGCACCATCGAACGCGCGCCGGCCGCCCGGCATCCGCTCTCGTCGTGGGATCGTGTGCTGCAGATCAACCTGTCCGCGCCCTTCGTGCTGGCCCAGGCGATCGGCGGGCAGATGCTCGCCCGCGGGCGGGGAAAGATCATCTTCACCGCGTCGCTGCTGAGCTTTCAGGGCGGCATCAACGTGCCCGGCTACACGGCCGCCAAGTCCGGCATCGCCGGGCTCACGAAGGCGCTCTCCAACGAGTGGTCGGCGCAGGGCGTCAACGTCAACGCGATCGCCCCCGGCTACATCGCGACCGACAACACACAGGCGTTGCGCGACGACCCCGACCGCTCGGCCGCGATCCTCGAGCGCATCCCCGCCGCCCGCTGGGGGCGGCCCGACGACCTGGCGGGCGCCACGGTGTTCCTCGCCTCCCGCGCCTCGGACTACGTCGACGGCATCACCCTGCCGGTCGACGGGGGCTGGCTCGGGAGATGA
- a CDS encoding fumarylacetoacetate hydrolase family protein yields the protein MSLARLGPVGQEIPVLWHDGVPLDLRPITTDIDAHFFAADGIASARRAAAKGELREVAGWQSLRVGAPLAQPGKIVCVGLNYHDHAAETGAAVPAEPVVFMKDPSTIVGPFDDILIPRGSAKTDWEVELGVVVGSTARYLRSPDEALGHVAGYVVSHDVSEREFQLERGGQWDKGKSCETFNPLGPLIVPAADVPDPQSLALRLWVNGQLRQNGSTAQQIFSVAHVIWYLSQFMVLRPGDLINTGTPAGVALGLPDHPYLRPGDEVELEIEGLGRARQRMVAA from the coding sequence ATGAGCCTCGCGAGACTGGGCCCGGTGGGCCAGGAGATCCCCGTTCTGTGGCACGACGGCGTTCCGCTCGATCTGCGTCCGATCACGACCGACATCGACGCGCACTTCTTCGCCGCCGATGGGATCGCGTCCGCCCGTCGGGCCGCCGCGAAGGGCGAGCTGCGAGAGGTCGCGGGATGGCAGAGCCTCCGCGTCGGTGCGCCTCTCGCCCAGCCCGGCAAGATCGTGTGCGTCGGTCTCAACTACCACGATCACGCCGCAGAGACCGGCGCCGCCGTTCCCGCCGAGCCCGTCGTGTTCATGAAGGACCCGAGCACGATCGTCGGTCCCTTCGACGACATCCTCATCCCGCGCGGGTCCGCGAAGACGGACTGGGAGGTGGAACTGGGCGTTGTTGTCGGCTCGACCGCGCGATACCTGCGTTCCCCCGATGAAGCCCTCGGCCACGTCGCCGGTTACGTCGTCTCCCACGACGTGTCGGAGCGCGAGTTCCAGCTCGAACGCGGCGGACAGTGGGACAAGGGCAAGAGCTGCGAGACCTTCAACCCGCTGGGCCCGCTCATCGTCCCCGCGGCCGATGTCCCCGACCCGCAGTCCCTCGCGCTGCGGCTGTGGGTCAACGGTCAGCTGCGCCAGAACGGATCGACCGCGCAGCAGATCTTCTCCGTCGCTCACGTCATCTGGTACCTCTCCCAGTTCATGGTTCTGCGCCCCGGCGACCTGATCAACACGGGAACGCCCGCCGGCGTCGCCCTGGGTCTGCCGGATCACCCCTACCTGCGTCCGGGCGACGAGGTCGAGCTGGAGATCGAGGGACTCGGGCGCGCGCGACAGCGGATGGTGGCGGCATGA
- a CDS encoding mandelate racemase/muconate lactonizing enzyme family protein, whose translation MKITGYRTIRTHRDWGRPVGDVNGYIASGITEVSIVVVETDEGVDGVALGSDHDIERIFPALEGQDPRGVSALYDRMLAHVFKAGHNGATFGGIATLDAALWDIKAKLVGEPLWRLLGASDRFVPGYASGLDIALTDEQLAHFYSVMAEHGFASGKLKGGRDLEADLRRLRIIRDTLAPNSSHPTLMLDANESWNLKQAVRYVTAVEQELDLAWIEEPLRRWDAHGHARLSQSVKAAVATGENLTGLEQFRSLFDLGSVDVVQAGAVWGVTHFLRLAYAAHARDLPISPVGLTSNPAVAHAAAAIPNHLTAEVQDLGAPFGVDVDEEYADGGIVLGDRPGAGLSIDEAAIRSVQHEGDWLQAAGPHVRPARAGLTLDRELSASSPAFAPRGA comes from the coding sequence ATGAAAATCACGGGCTACCGCACGATTCGCACCCACCGAGATTGGGGGCGGCCCGTCGGCGACGTCAACGGCTACATCGCCTCCGGGATCACCGAGGTGTCCATCGTCGTCGTCGAGACGGATGAGGGCGTCGACGGCGTGGCCCTCGGATCCGACCACGACATCGAGCGCATCTTCCCCGCGCTGGAAGGGCAGGACCCCCGGGGTGTGTCGGCGCTGTACGACCGGATGCTGGCCCACGTGTTCAAAGCGGGCCACAACGGTGCCACCTTCGGCGGGATCGCGACCCTCGACGCGGCACTGTGGGACATCAAAGCGAAGCTCGTCGGAGAACCTCTCTGGCGGCTGCTGGGCGCGAGCGACCGCTTCGTGCCAGGCTATGCGTCGGGTCTCGACATCGCCTTGACCGACGAGCAGCTCGCCCACTTCTACTCCGTCATGGCCGAGCACGGTTTCGCCAGCGGAAAGCTCAAGGGCGGCCGCGATCTGGAAGCCGACCTGCGCCGGCTCCGCATCATCCGCGACACCCTGGCTCCCAACTCGTCGCACCCCACCCTCATGCTCGACGCCAACGAGTCCTGGAACCTCAAGCAGGCCGTGCGGTACGTCACCGCCGTCGAGCAGGAGCTGGATCTCGCCTGGATCGAGGAGCCACTGCGCCGCTGGGACGCGCACGGTCACGCCCGCCTGTCCCAGTCGGTCAAAGCCGCCGTGGCGACGGGTGAGAACCTCACCGGTCTCGAGCAGTTCCGAAGCCTCTTCGACCTAGGCTCCGTGGACGTCGTCCAGGCAGGCGCCGTCTGGGGAGTGACCCACTTCCTGCGCCTGGCCTACGCCGCGCACGCGCGAGACCTCCCGATCAGCCCGGTGGGCCTGACCAGCAACCCCGCCGTGGCGCACGCCGCGGCCGCCATCCCGAACCACCTGACCGCTGAGGTGCAGGATCTCGGCGCACCCTTCGGCGTCGACGTCGACGAGGAGTACGCCGACGGCGGCATCGTCCTCGGCGATCGTCCCGGAGCGGGGCTCTCCATCGACGAGGCGGCGATCCGCTCGGTGCAACACGAGGGCGACTGGCTGCAGGCCGCAGGTCCCCATGTGCGTCCGGCACGCGCAGGACTGACCCTCGATAGGGAGCTGTCCGCGAGCAGCCCCGCATTCGCGCCCCGCGGCGCCTAG
- a CDS encoding aldo/keto reductase, whose translation MHQRAIGGLAVSEVGFGAAQLGNLYRVTTDDEASGAVDTAWARGIRYFDTAPHYGVGLSEKRLGLALQGRRREDFVVSTKVGRALIPTPERAAAGILDNDHGFMAPATHRREWDFSRDGILRSLEGSMRRLGLDRIDIVYLHDPDEHWDAASTTGVDALIELREQGVVSAIGAGMNQTAMLVRFIEQCDIDVVMVAGRHTLFDRTAQERLLPLAHERGVSVVSAAVYNSGLLSNAVVRDDATYDYGPAPAEVLARARRLAAIAEHHGITLPDAAVQYPLRDDAVASVVVGMRTAAQVNGTADRYETAISDDAWKELESA comes from the coding sequence ATGCATCAGCGGGCGATCGGTGGGCTGGCCGTATCCGAAGTGGGCTTCGGCGCGGCACAACTGGGCAACCTCTACCGCGTGACGACCGACGACGAAGCGTCCGGCGCGGTCGACACCGCGTGGGCGCGCGGCATCCGGTACTTCGACACCGCGCCGCACTACGGCGTCGGCCTCTCGGAGAAGCGCCTCGGCCTGGCGCTGCAGGGCCGCCGCCGCGAAGACTTCGTCGTCTCCACGAAGGTCGGGCGCGCCCTCATCCCGACCCCGGAGCGCGCCGCCGCAGGCATCCTCGACAACGACCACGGCTTCATGGCACCCGCGACGCACCGCCGCGAATGGGACTTCTCGCGCGACGGCATCCTGCGCTCGCTCGAGGGGAGCATGCGCCGCCTGGGGTTGGACCGCATCGACATCGTCTACCTGCACGACCCCGACGAGCATTGGGATGCGGCATCCACGACCGGCGTCGACGCCCTCATCGAGCTCCGCGAGCAGGGCGTGGTCAGCGCGATCGGCGCGGGGATGAACCAGACCGCGATGCTGGTGCGCTTCATCGAGCAGTGCGACATCGACGTGGTCATGGTCGCCGGTCGCCACACGCTCTTCGATCGCACCGCGCAGGAGCGACTGCTGCCGCTCGCGCACGAGCGCGGTGTCTCGGTCGTCTCCGCCGCGGTCTACAACTCTGGTCTTCTGAGCAACGCGGTCGTCCGCGACGACGCCACCTACGACTACGGCCCCGCCCCCGCGGAGGTCCTGGCCCGTGCGCGGCGCCTTGCGGCGATCGCGGAGCACCACGGCATCACCCTCCCGGATGCGGCGGTGCAGTATCCGCTGCGCGACGACGCCGTCGCCTCGGTCGTGGTCGGGATGCGGACGGCCGCGCAGGTGAACGGAACCGCTGACCGGTACGAGACCGCGATCTCCGACGACGCCTGGAAGGAACTGGAGTCCGCATGA
- the dcd gene encoding dCTP deaminase: MLLSDRDIKQELADGRIGLEPSDPEMVQPSSVDVRLDRYFRLFDNHKYPFIDPAEDQPELTRLIEVRPDEPFILHPGEFALGATFERVTLPDDVAARLEGKSSLGRLGLLTHSTAGFIDPGFTGHVTLELSNVATLPIKLWPGMKIGQLCFFRLSSPAENAYGSGPYGNRYQGQRGPTASRSSRNFHVTDVGITDAGAAGS; encoded by the coding sequence GTGCTGCTCTCGGATCGCGACATCAAGCAGGAACTCGCCGACGGACGCATCGGGCTGGAGCCCTCCGACCCTGAGATGGTGCAGCCCTCCAGCGTCGACGTGCGTCTGGACAGGTACTTCCGGCTGTTCGACAACCACAAGTACCCCTTCATCGACCCGGCGGAGGATCAGCCCGAGCTCACTCGGCTGATCGAGGTGCGCCCCGACGAGCCGTTCATCCTGCATCCGGGCGAGTTCGCGCTCGGCGCGACCTTCGAGCGTGTCACCCTGCCCGACGACGTCGCCGCCCGCCTCGAGGGCAAGTCGTCGCTCGGCCGCCTCGGCCTGCTGACCCACTCCACGGCCGGATTCATCGACCCCGGGTTCACGGGTCACGTGACCCTCGAGCTCTCCAACGTCGCGACCCTGCCGATCAAGCTCTGGCCCGGCATGAAGATCGGGCAGCTCTGCTTCTTCCGCCTCAGCTCGCCCGCCGAGAACGCCTACGGCTCCGGCCCCTACGGCAACCGCTACCAGGGCCAGCGCGGGCCCACCGCATCCCGCTCCTCGCGCAACTTCCACGTCACCGACGTCGGCATCACGGATGCGGGAGCCGCCGGTAGCTGA
- a CDS encoding sugar kinase: MTTPKRVLTFGESMGLIRGDALGGFERLATASVDTGGAEGNTAIGLSRLGVPVTWLGRVGHDALGRRVVADLRSEGVDVVAVTDESAPTGLMLKSTPRSGATVVNYYRSGSAGSKFDVADLDRVDFSAYDMLHVTGVTLAISLRAREALFEAVRRAKTHGLIVSFAVNHRAKLWSMSTARSVCNDLLPLVDILFASDEEARMLTPAARSAAINDLPPLLMRSGPSDVIVTRGSRGCVAGIDGTVYQVPAERISPVDTVGAGDAFAAGYLAGRARGLSTDESLRIATRCGAWACLHPSDWQGAAREEDLAVRIDDVVIR; the protein is encoded by the coding sequence ATGACGACACCGAAGCGCGTGCTGACGTTCGGCGAGAGCATGGGCCTCATCCGCGGCGACGCCCTCGGCGGATTCGAGCGCCTCGCCACCGCATCGGTCGACACCGGCGGGGCTGAGGGCAACACCGCGATCGGGCTCTCGCGTCTGGGGGTGCCGGTGACCTGGCTCGGGCGCGTCGGACATGACGCACTGGGCCGACGGGTCGTCGCCGACCTCCGCTCCGAAGGCGTCGACGTCGTGGCCGTCACCGACGAGTCGGCCCCGACCGGCCTGATGCTGAAGTCGACGCCGCGCTCCGGCGCAACCGTCGTCAACTACTACCGCTCTGGCAGTGCGGGCAGCAAGTTCGATGTCGCCGACCTCGATCGGGTGGACTTCTCGGCCTACGACATGCTCCACGTCACGGGGGTGACCCTGGCCATCTCCCTCCGCGCACGCGAGGCCCTCTTCGAAGCGGTCCGGCGCGCGAAGACCCACGGTCTCATCGTGTCGTTCGCGGTGAACCACCGCGCGAAGCTCTGGAGCATGAGCACGGCGCGCAGCGTCTGCAACGACCTCCTCCCGCTCGTGGACATCCTGTTCGCAAGCGACGAAGAGGCGCGGATGCTCACGCCCGCCGCGCGCTCCGCCGCAATCAACGACCTGCCGCCGCTGCTCATGCGGTCGGGCCCCTCCGACGTCATCGTGACGCGCGGCAGTCGCGGATGCGTCGCCGGGATCGACGGCACCGTTTACCAGGTGCCCGCCGAACGCATCAGCCCTGTCGATACGGTCGGCGCCGGAGATGCCTTCGCGGCGGGCTATCTTGCGGGTCGCGCCCGCGGACTGTCGACCGACGAGAGCCTGCGCATCGCAACGCGGTGCGGCGCCTGGGCCTGTCTCCATCCCAGCGACTGGCAGGGAGCAGCCCGCGAGGAAGATCTCGCGGTCCGTATCGACGACGTGGTCATCCGCTGA
- a CDS encoding bifunctional 4-hydroxy-2-oxoglutarate aldolase/2-dehydro-3-deoxy-phosphogluconate aldolase, with protein sequence MTTTDAVAELERIGIVPVVVLDDAHHGAALAEALLAGGIGCAEFTLRTPAGLGALREAAQVEGFLAGAGTVLDAAQVDAVAEAGAGFLVSPGFSPAVDGRARARGIAAVPGIATATELQRAREGGHTHVKLFPAGTFGGPAYVDALAGPFPDMRILPSGGVSAQNAAAYLERTTVFAVSGSWMVPRAAIAAGDFAAIRKLARACRELHDQARSSA encoded by the coding sequence ATGACGACGACGGATGCGGTCGCCGAACTCGAGCGGATCGGTATCGTCCCGGTCGTCGTGCTCGACGACGCGCACCACGGCGCCGCATTGGCCGAGGCGCTGCTCGCCGGCGGTATCGGCTGCGCAGAGTTCACGCTGCGCACGCCCGCCGGCCTCGGCGCGCTGCGTGAAGCGGCACAGGTCGAGGGCTTCCTCGCGGGCGCCGGTACCGTGCTCGACGCGGCGCAGGTCGACGCGGTCGCCGAGGCGGGGGCCGGTTTCCTCGTGTCGCCTGGCTTCTCACCTGCCGTCGATGGCCGCGCACGCGCACGTGGAATCGCCGCCGTTCCCGGCATCGCGACGGCGACCGAGCTGCAGCGCGCACGCGAGGGCGGCCACACCCACGTGAAGCTCTTCCCGGCGGGCACGTTCGGCGGCCCGGCCTATGTGGATGCGCTGGCGGGGCCCTTCCCCGACATGAGGATCCTGCCCAGCGGAGGCGTGTCGGCGCAGAACGCAGCGGCGTACCTCGAGCGCACCACGGTTTTCGCCGTCAGCGGCAGCTGGATGGTGCCGCGGGCCGCGATCGCCGCGGGCGATTTCGCCGCGATCCGGAAGCTGGCACGCGCGTGCCGGGAACTCCACGACCAGGCCAGGAGCAGCGCATGA
- a CDS encoding DUF368 domain-containing protein yields the protein MADTLADRRSPLRPAVDLVRGTLIGAVEVVPGVSGGTVALIVGVYATLIEAASHVVRGTLALTDVFRRKGLARAASHFRAVRWAVVVPVLLGMVLAVVLGAKLLAPLVQDFPTETRAVFGGMIAASLLIPIRMLGRDWTWRLAVATLGAAVAAFLLTGLPSGTIEDPPLVIVALAASVTVCALVLPGLSGAFLLLVFGLYETTLVALNERNVPYIVAFAIGAVVGLSLFVNILRMLLARFHAAMLAIMTGLMLGSLRALWPWQDAAGSAVAPTGDAVGPVLLAAAGAAVVLAVVAVQALLERRAQRAG from the coding sequence ATGGCCGACACCCTTGCCGACCGACGCTCACCCCTCCGACCCGCCGTGGATCTCGTCCGCGGCACCCTGATCGGCGCGGTGGAGGTGGTTCCGGGGGTCAGCGGCGGCACGGTCGCCCTCATCGTCGGCGTCTACGCCACGCTCATCGAAGCGGCCAGTCACGTGGTGCGCGGCACGCTCGCGCTGACCGATGTCTTCCGCCGCAAGGGTCTGGCCCGCGCCGCATCCCACTTCCGCGCCGTGCGCTGGGCGGTGGTCGTACCGGTGCTCCTGGGGATGGTGCTCGCGGTCGTGCTCGGCGCGAAGCTCCTCGCCCCGCTCGTGCAGGACTTTCCGACCGAGACCCGCGCGGTGTTCGGCGGCATGATCGCCGCATCCCTGCTCATCCCGATCCGGATGCTGGGCCGCGACTGGACCTGGCGCCTCGCCGTCGCGACCCTCGGCGCGGCGGTCGCCGCCTTTCTCCTCACCGGCCTGCCGTCGGGAACCATCGAGGATCCGCCGCTCGTGATCGTCGCCCTCGCCGCATCCGTGACCGTCTGCGCCCTCGTGCTCCCCGGCCTGTCGGGTGCCTTCCTGCTGCTCGTGTTCGGCCTCTACGAGACGACGCTCGTCGCCCTGAACGAGCGCAACGTTCCCTACATCGTCGCCTTCGCGATCGGCGCGGTCGTCGGCCTCAGCCTGTTCGTCAACATCCTGCGGATGCTGCTCGCCCGCTTCCACGCGGCGATGCTGGCGATCATGACCGGACTCATGCTCGGCTCCCTCCGGGCTCTCTGGCCCTGGCAGGATGCGGCAGGCAGCGCCGTCGCGCCGACGGGCGACGCCGTGGGCCCGGTGCTGCTGGCCGCCGCCGGCGCCGCCGTCGTGCTGGCGGTCGTGGCGGTGCAGGCGCTGCTCGAGCGGCGAGCGCAACGCGCCGGTTAA
- a CDS encoding SDR family oxidoreductase: MSTGEFDGLVAAVTGGASGIGLAAAIALSGRGAHVVVLDLHVDALPAPLEGVRADVRDRASLEDAFAWIVDRFGGLDVLVNSAGVSCVGTVEETTEEDWERVLDINVRGTARASAGALVHLRRSAHAAIVNVCSIGALNGLPRRAVYNASKGAVLSLTYAMATDHVAEGVRVNCVSPGTVSTPFVDRMLQQFDDPVAERAALDARQATGRMVTPEEVAGAIAYLASPRSGSTTGTALEVDGGVTHLRTRT, encoded by the coding sequence ATGAGCACCGGCGAGTTCGACGGCCTGGTGGCCGCGGTCACCGGTGGGGCGTCGGGGATCGGTCTCGCGGCGGCGATCGCGCTCTCCGGCCGGGGAGCGCACGTCGTCGTGCTCGATCTCCACGTCGACGCGCTGCCGGCGCCACTGGAGGGTGTGCGCGCGGACGTCCGGGACCGCGCGTCGCTCGAGGATGCCTTCGCCTGGATCGTGGATCGCTTCGGCGGCCTGGACGTCCTCGTCAACAGTGCGGGCGTCAGTTGCGTCGGCACCGTCGAGGAGACGACCGAGGAGGACTGGGAGCGGGTGCTCGACATCAATGTGCGCGGGACAGCGAGGGCGAGCGCGGGGGCGCTCGTGCATCTGCGGCGTTCTGCGCACGCCGCGATCGTCAACGTCTGCTCCATCGGAGCCCTCAACGGTCTGCCGCGTCGCGCCGTGTACAACGCCTCGAAGGGTGCCGTCCTGTCGCTGACCTACGCCATGGCCACGGATCATGTCGCAGAGGGCGTGCGGGTGAACTGCGTGAGCCCCGGAACCGTCTCGACGCCGTTCGTCGACAGGATGCTCCAGCAGTTCGACGATCCGGTCGCCGAACGCGCGGCGCTCGATGCCCGCCAGGCCACGGGCCGGATGGTGACTCCCGAAGAAGTGGCGGGCGCGATCGCGTATCTCGCGAGCCCGCGCTCGGGATCGACGACGGGAACAGCCCTCGAGGTCGACGGCGGCGTGACGCATCTGCGCACCCGCACGTAG
- a CDS encoding alcohol dehydrogenase catalytic domain-containing protein gives MNGLVYEGNGTVSPTQLTAASPAAGDVQIAVAYTGLCGTDLHIVHGSMDQRVRTPLVFGHEMSGTVSAVGEGVTDWQVGDAVTVMPLDWDGTCPACLAGNQHICQNLDFIGIDSPGSLQQLWNVPERTLVRIPAGTPLDHAALIEPVAVAVHDVRRSELAPGDRAVVIGGGPIGLLIATVARHFGADVLVIELDEKRRAQIADLGFATLDPRERDQKDAVDEWTGGAGADVVFEVSGAAQAVLGATDLAKVRGTIVVVAIHPTPRPLDLQRVFWRELRILGARVYQRTDFETAVELIAAGVIPADRLISGIVSLDEAPAAFAELESGRAMKILVDVGGAR, from the coding sequence ATGAACGGCCTCGTGTACGAGGGCAACGGCACCGTCAGCCCCACGCAGCTCACCGCCGCATCCCCCGCCGCGGGCGACGTGCAGATCGCGGTCGCCTACACGGGACTCTGCGGCACCGACCTGCACATCGTGCACGGGAGCATGGACCAGCGGGTGCGCACCCCGCTCGTGTTCGGACACGAGATGAGCGGTACGGTATCGGCCGTCGGCGAGGGCGTGACCGACTGGCAGGTCGGTGACGCCGTGACCGTGATGCCGCTGGACTGGGACGGCACGTGCCCCGCGTGCCTCGCGGGCAACCAGCACATCTGCCAGAACCTCGATTTCATCGGCATCGACTCTCCCGGTTCCCTCCAGCAGCTGTGGAACGTTCCCGAGCGCACCCTCGTCCGCATCCCCGCCGGCACGCCGCTGGATCACGCGGCCCTCATCGAGCCCGTGGCCGTCGCCGTCCACGACGTCCGACGCAGCGAGCTGGCGCCCGGCGACCGCGCTGTCGTCATCGGAGGCGGCCCGATCGGTCTGCTGATCGCCACGGTGGCTCGCCACTTCGGGGCCGACGTGCTCGTCATCGAGCTCGACGAGAAGAGGCGTGCGCAGATCGCCGACCTCGGATTCGCCACCCTCGACCCGCGCGAGCGCGACCAGAAGGATGCCGTCGACGAGTGGACGGGCGGGGCCGGTGCCGACGTCGTCTTCGAGGTCTCCGGCGCGGCGCAGGCTGTGCTGGGCGCGACCGACCTCGCGAAGGTGCGCGGCACCATCGTCGTGGTCGCCATCCACCCCACGCCCCGCCCGCTCGATCTGCAGCGCGTGTTCTGGCGCGAGCTGCGCATTCTCGGCGCCCGCGTCTACCAGCGCACCGACTTCGAGACCGCGGTCGAGCTCATCGCCGCGGGTGTCATCCCAGCCGATCGCCTCATCAGCGGCATCGTCTCGCTCGACGAGGCCCCCGCCGCGTTCGCGGAGCTGGAGTCCGGACGCGCGATGAAGATCCTCGTGGATGTGGGGGGCGCGCGGTGA
- a CDS encoding FCD domain-containing protein gives MNDLRANGTPARVFDRGPARTPVSRLGVAVVHDLVTAIITGEIAEGAMLPIETELSAHFGVSRTVIRESIKRIEEKGLVAVVQGSGTTVRTRESWNVLDPVVLQVMLENDASLGVLDDLAIVRGSLEGAMAAATAARRTDDELAELRGAFERMEHTIDREDEYNDADMLFHLAVMHQSHIPLAESITRTLYSRARESARFTTNPSKDVFQQTLEEHRRVLEAIEAGDAAAAESAMRAHILDAWQRRRQPTTRQP, from the coding sequence ATGAATGATCTTCGCGCGAACGGCACTCCGGCGCGCGTCTTCGATCGGGGCCCCGCGCGTACTCCAGTGTCACGCCTGGGTGTCGCCGTGGTCCACGACCTCGTCACCGCCATCATCACCGGCGAGATCGCCGAAGGCGCCATGCTCCCGATCGAAACGGAACTGAGCGCACACTTCGGTGTGAGCCGCACCGTCATCCGCGAGTCGATCAAGCGCATCGAGGAGAAGGGGCTGGTCGCCGTCGTCCAGGGCAGCGGCACCACCGTGCGCACGCGCGAGTCGTGGAACGTGCTCGACCCTGTCGTGCTGCAGGTGATGCTCGAGAACGACGCGTCCCTGGGCGTGCTCGACGACCTCGCCATCGTCCGCGGCTCGCTCGAGGGTGCGATGGCGGCCGCCACGGCCGCACGTCGGACCGACGACGAGCTGGCAGAGCTCCGCGGCGCCTTCGAGCGCATGGAGCACACGATCGACCGCGAGGACGAGTACAACGACGCCGACATGCTGTTCCACCTCGCAGTGATGCACCAGTCGCACATCCCGCTCGCCGAGAGCATCACGCGCACGCTTTACTCGCGGGCGCGCGAATCGGCGCGCTTCACCACAAACCCTTCGAAGGATGTGTTCCAGCAGACCCTCGAAGAGCATCGCCGTGTGCTCGAGGCGATCGAGGCGGGGGATGCGGCGGCCGCCGAGTCGGCGATGCGCGCCCACATCCTCGACGCGTGGCAGCGCCGGCGACAGCCGACGACTCGTCAGCCCTGA
- a CDS encoding amidohydrolase family protein — MIVDAHLHVWDPSRAPYPWLTADLHPLDRALLIDDIAADLDRAGVARVVLVQAADNADDTAVMRVEAARHPDRVAAIVGWLPLDDPDAVEEGLAVFTEDPLLVGVRNLIHEREPGWLSQPAQSAALGLLAEAGLSLDFVTGSADALAEIPEILERHPTLRIVIDHLGKPPIGGSPSDRATWRELLAEAAAHPLVHAKVSGLYPPVGDARAWDVDDVRPFIEDAAELFGAGRLMYGSDWPIVERAGGHGRVHGALLEILDGWGASERAAVLSGTATRFYRFSRIPLERTTA, encoded by the coding sequence ATGATCGTCGACGCCCACCTGCACGTCTGGGACCCGAGCCGCGCTCCCTACCCCTGGCTCACCGCCGACCTGCATCCCCTCGATCGCGCGCTGCTGATCGACGATATCGCAGCGGATCTCGACCGGGCGGGCGTCGCCCGTGTCGTGCTCGTCCAGGCCGCCGACAACGCCGACGACACCGCCGTCATGCGTGTCGAGGCCGCGCGGCACCCCGACCGGGTGGCGGCGATCGTGGGCTGGCTGCCGCTGGACGATCCCGACGCCGTCGAGGAGGGTCTCGCCGTCTTCACCGAGGATCCGCTGCTCGTCGGGGTGCGCAACCTCATCCACGAGCGCGAGCCCGGATGGTTGTCGCAGCCCGCCCAGAGCGCCGCGCTGGGCCTGCTCGCCGAGGCGGGCCTCAGTCTCGACTTCGTCACCGGCTCGGCCGACGCCCTCGCCGAGATCCCCGAAATCCTGGAGCGTCACCCGACGCTGCGCATCGTCATCGACCACCTGGGCAAGCCTCCGATCGGCGGCAGCCCTTCGGACCGCGCGACCTGGCGAGAACTCCTCGCCGAGGCGGCCGCGCATCCCCTGGTGCACGCCAAGGTGTCGGGGCTGTACCCGCCCGTGGGCGACGCCCGCGCCTGGGACGTCGACGACGTCCGCCCGTTCATCGAGGATGCGGCCGAACTGTTCGGCGCCGGCCGCCTCATGTACGGCAGCGACTGGCCCATCGTCGAGCGCGCCGGCGGGCACGGGCGCGTGCACGGCGCACTGCTCGAGATCCTCGACGGCTGGGGCGCCAGCGAACGCGCCGCCGTGCTGTCCGGCACCGCCACCCGCTTCTACCGCTTCTCCCGCATCCCCCTGGAAAGGACCACCGCATGA